From Salminus brasiliensis chromosome 12, fSalBra1.hap2, whole genome shotgun sequence:
ATTGTATTACATTGTTGCCATTTGATAACGTTGCACATTGTAGGACTGTTTGTCTGTAAGTATCATTTAATTTGATGTGCTTCGTGTGTATGGCAGTATTTTATCTGTTCCCTCTGGTGGCCCAATATATACTGCAAGTGAAGACACAGAGGAAAATtagatattatttatttttgtcttattaaaaaatgaagaaTACAGGAAGAAACAATAGCTTTTAAAGAGATATTTGGGCACAAGTACAATACACAACTTAAAataattctgcttgatttaacaCAGCCTACAAGTATGTCTAGCAAATAAATTTCATGAAGGCAAAAACATAGCACCATTTCATCATTGgaagaaaaagaacagcaaaaaATAACATATAACAAGACTCTTTTGGGTTTATTACACAGAGATACGTACGATTTCAAGTCGTTATCAAGCAAATTCCCTTCCATAACGTACTTCTATTAGATACAGGATACTTGGGATTGGgtaaaacacacaacacaagcaTAAAAATTGATGTATACTCGTCCTCCATTTCTCTCCTTTGTGGACGTCTTCAAAATGTGGGGCCTTCATCATCAATATGTTGACATTCATATTTACAAAAGCTATGTAAAAGTGACATAAATACGATCACAAGCCACAGACGGCATCGCGCATCATCCCCTATGGGTGGTCATGACGTTGGAGCTTCATGACTTGTCACTTTCCATGATCACATTTGGCAGTAATACGCAGGCCGGGAGGAGGAGGCCATTTGAGTCTGTGGACTGAGCATGATTCTCAGTGGTGGCGTGGGAGGAACCTCCACCCGGCCCTCATTCCTTCTTCCTCAGAATGATGTAGATGAAACCGCTGATCAGAGTGAGAGGGAACGCCAGCCAGGCCAGCACGAAGGCATAGCCATACGAGTCGTTTTTTTGCGACTCTGGACCTATCACTGTGTAGATTATAGCTCCGCTCATCACAAAGAGacctgagagagggagaaagagagagacacaggcaGAGTTACTAGGAGTCCTTGAACGGGGACACACCCACTCTGTTGAATTTTCTGCATGATTAACATCATACACCTATGAATTTGGAATGAGTGGCTGTACTCACTGGAGAGGATCTGGAAGACTGCAGTGAAGAAAAAACGTCCACCTTTGACCAGAGTGAAGAGTTGGCacaagaagaagatgaaggagaGCATGCAGAAGAGTGTGGCCAGCACCATCAGTGCCTGCACTGCCTGCAGCCAGTCTGAATCACAAATGAGGAGACAAACAAGAGCCCTGAAATTCTGCACACTACCCAGAATGGCAACATATGTAGTTCACTGAAGCTAAATGAAATAAGGGATTACTTCTGCTAGTCTTGTGAATGAGCCTGATGAATGTTTCATATACTTTGCACCACCATACTATGCAAACTTAACCATCACACACCTTCCAAAATATATGCATGAACTTTGCAAAGACAGGACATAAAGCTCGCCTACCTGCGTCATTGATATCATTGCACTTATATCCATTGGTTTGTGAGCAGCCGTCCCACAGATGATAACTTCTCCCTTCATGTGTTCTCCAGGCCTGGATTAGAGGAGAAACCCATTCCCACACCCATACCTCCATTAGTTTAGCAAGTGCAGAAACATGACCTAGACTAACCACAACAAATGCTCTACCCAGCCACAACACCAGGTGCAGTTCAGACTCACATTCACAGATGTAGAAATGATGAGAATAATCATTTCTGTGAGATGCAAGATTACAACTCCCACCAAAACAGCCAGCATGATTGTGtcgacctgaagaaggcaaagaagaagaagatgaagaagaatgCACAACCAGatattaatagtgagccacctCCCACCACCAGCCGCAGCAGATGGCTTCCCACAACACATGCAGTTCACCTTCTGACCACCAGAGCGCGCTCATTTCAATTGATTTTCACGGGCTACTTTTCCTGCGCAAAATGCGTAGCCCACAACATTCCCATTTAAACCTCAAGCTTAAGAAGGTAAGTGAGTCTTCTTTACACTAAAAAAACAGCACTATTCCCACACACGAAAACAATTCAGCACCCCCAGTTTTCAGTTTACCCCCAAAACAAAGTCAGAGAGGCATACGTTTGAGTTCAACTTCAAGACAAACACCAGATGGTCATGATTAGCTTCTTTCAAAGTAAATAGTTCGTGAAGACTTTGACGGTGGTTATTACTGAAAAGTTAGAAATTCTGCACAAAGCTGCTTTACGTAAGAAAACGAAGCATATCGGCAGATGAGAGCTCCTCAGGCAGCTCCTTCATCCACAGCAGAACCGTTCACTGAAGCTCACGGTGGCTGTGGGGGAAAGTTTGGGGCGTAGGCTACACAGCCCATCAACTCCTCACTACGCAGGCTAGCGCCGAGACTGATCAGATAAGACGGCGGATAAAGGTGTTTCGgcgtcgtttttttttttctttcttttttttcctccagcaAACCATCCTGAACGAGCGTGGAAAAGCGAGTGAAAACGCACAGAAAAGCTCGAAGCTCCTCCggctatataaaaaaaaaaaaaaaaaaaaaaaaaaaacaacaacaacaaccgtAAATCCAAAGTAGTGCTAACTCCACAGATGCGTTTAGTGGCTAATCCTTCATTTAAAGGATTGAAGGTGTAAacgaaacaaacaaaaaaaaaaaacaaaggatccATGCAGGTCCAACTTACAGTGAagcaacagagagaaacagaatccTCGAAAATGGAGAGAAAGCGAGGGAGCGCACAGGAAAACGCCAGGCAACTTTTACTATGGGATCTTACTATAGATTCCCCACGCAGGACTCCTGTACTCCAGATGTAGCGCCACTGCGCtgttgtctttcctttttttgcaggaacgtgagaacaccgccctgtaAAGCGGCGCTACGTCACCACACACTCCTCTCActgccttttctctctctcgcgcgcacacacacacacacacacacacacacgactacTACAATGTTTTGGTCTGTTGTATGCGACTTTTAGAGcaaaaaaaagcacatttacAGTTTTGCTGAGCTGTATTTTTACTAGCTACACTTAACTTCACCTAGTCCAGAAGGCGGTGTCCACTCCCACGAAtcgttttgtacagtttttaaacTCGCACGGATTCTCCAACTCTCATATTTATTATTCGAGAGCatatttatatatcatatttattaaaaaccaCGCAAATTTCAGGTAAAACTGACTAAAAAAGCTTTTAATTTTTCTGaaacttttattattttgagagaATATTGGATAGCTGAACCCCACTGGACATCTGAAAACATCGCAGGATAGGTGGGCTAAGTTAAGCCTCTATAAAGGGACGTTCACTTCTCCAGTTGTGCAGAAACGTTTACAATCGACGACAGACTGGGGTGAAGTTATGATAATGGTATAAAGGGGGCAAATACAGGTAGTTTGTCGGAGTGTAGATTAGTGGTAAAAGGGAAATACCCAGTTTGTCTGGGTAATGTATTGCTACTGAAGACCAGCTGGATCTAATGGTGTCAGCATttcttgctagctagctaaaaaaGCACATAACTCCGTTGTCATCGCATATCAGTTCAAAAAAGTACAATTTCTTTCAGATATGCGtaatatcagaaaaaaaaactgacactgTACTCATATTAAGCGTTCAGCTGAACGCTAAAGCACTCTCAGCCTTGCTGTTCTTTTCCCTCCATTTTTACCCACAGTTATTTAGAGGAACGGAGAGCGCGCgcgcagtctgtctgtctgtgtgtgtgtttatgcgtgagtgtgtgcgagagagcCGTGTTCGCCCCTCCCAGTGGCCCCGCGGTATGCCTAGAATGCCGGCGTGTGTAACAACACCCCTATTTACTCCAGCAGCTGGGGAGGATGGCTGATGTTAAGCGGTGCCAGACCCCCTCACACACAGGGCTGATGAACGAGTGACTCAAACCAGCCATGCTTACACTTTGCTGACCATTCCATGTGGTCCACCCCACCCTCAAAAGCTAATAGAGTGAGGCTTAATTAGGACTGGCCAATGTGGCGTGTACCGCTTCTTTCAGTGGTGACATGCTAAATGCAGAAATGGTGAGGGGCTACTGTTGGTTTTAGCATGTGCAGACTAGAATtgtccatttgatatattttataacAATATCCCATATGAAAAAGAGTGAATACAGGCGTTATTGTAGGTTTCTGATACAAATCTTATAGTAAATATGgaccattttttttaaagctacaCAAGCAGTACAACAGGGATGTTATATAGAAAAGAAAATACTGATTattacagaaatacagaaatctGGTTCTTATTGTATGTCCACAGCTCGCGGCTGCATTGTACATCACAACGCCATGTTGCTTAAACAGCACTGGGGTAGGCGTTGTCTCCCACCACGCCTTCACTGCCAGAGCAGTGTTTGTAAATACTGGGGTGGAGGCGTGTTCTGGGCACTGAAAGGCAGCAGCACTGCTCTGTGGGTTGGCTCACAGGCCTGACTCTGCCTTCACGCCTGGCTCCACAGTCTGGAAGATGGATGAAGGGCTGCGGGTGATAAGTTTACTCTGCTCTGGCTCAGTGCAGCGGACGAAAGGGCTACAAATAAGGCCGTAAATACACCCCCATGGATGATGTCTCTGTGCTCACAATGTAGTCCACCATGAGCGTGTGAAGaattaaagtaatattttggCTGATGAAATCTAATTTACAGCTCAAGTGTAGTACAGTCAAATGGTCAAATGGAAACGTATTCACTGCCAGTAAGAAACCCGCTGGTCTGATCAAATGATCAAACGCTGACCTCACATTGAATGAAGTGGTTAAGTCATACTTAAttgacttgcttatgtggttactattaattttaatagaaagcggcagtcctgtttgttttttacagtctCTCGAACTGACGCATGCTGTAACCAATCAGTAAAACGCATAaacctgctgttgtttttcagtttttgctGTTTAGTTTCCTGGAATGTTTATGAATTTgctgtcatgttttttttaatttcctgAGAGTTTCTGAACTGATGTTTCTGTTTTTGCTACCGTGTTGTTTTAGTTTCGCTGTCATGTTtgtgatttttctgttgttttgtttcGCTGTTGTGTTTCTGAAATTCCAGTAGTGTTTTTGAATTAAAAATTggaatttttaaatattattcattgtttttttcccccttttctcccagtttggtactgccaatttaCCCACCCATGCCATCAAAACTAGGAAGGAAAGGACTCTGGTACTTGTTAAGTCAGCCACCACCTCCTTTCGAACTGCGAGGCAACTAACATGCTCAGAGAAAAAgtaccgggtccccagctccactgcaccggCTAACATCTACACACCccgagagagcatggccaactgcgctctctcggactccagctgctgatggcaaagaggcaTGGATTCTGGATTTGAACTCCTGaccccccgggccatagtggcagcacataAGACTGCTGGGCTGCACTGTATATGAATTTGCAGCTGTGCTTTTGGATTTGCTGATGTGTTTGCTAATGTTTTTTGTGCTTACAGGCCACCGTATATACCAGTATCTGTTAAAACTCTCTCTACTATGTAATATCAGCTTTGGATCTTATATACAGACTACTGAACCGTGCTTGGGAGAGTGAGATGCAAGAGTGGGAATGAAAAGTGCAtcagtctgtttgtttggtgTTGTTTGCTGGTCTCTTTGGAGATTTGCTGCAGCAAGTCTTAATGAAGTTCCATGAGTCCTTCATGTGATTTCAGTTCAGCGCCAGAACAAACTAAAAAGTGCTCCAGACATTTTGAAGTGGCTGTTTACTGAGTCTATGTTTTGTGTTAGAGAAACTGAAAACCTGGTCCTGACTGCCTGATAATATGTAGACCCGAAATGCTCCTGAAGGAGTGGAGATTTGGATGAATTCTCCTGAAAACTATATGATTTCAGGAAAGTGCTGTCAGTGTAAAGCAGTAAACAACTTCATTACTTCATAAGAATCGTCCTAATTTGTCGTAACTCCCAAAGTTCACTCGTCTTATTTTGTTGTCCTCGAATCAAAGCATTCTTTCTTACCAGAGCACTGATTCCTGGAAGGCAGGTGGCTTTTTTTGTCATGCATAACTCCATAACACAAAAACAGCTGAATGCTAAGACAGGGTATTATAGCATTACAAGAACTTCCTATAACAAATTTGAATATAAGGCTCTTCTAAAGGAATTCAAAACAAAGTTAAGCAcctatttgtgtgtgtaggttgtacACCGGTACGCTCGTAAGCATCTGTAAGGAGGTCTTGCTTCTATCATAACTGTATCCATGTGTTCAGACACCTCGTGTGAGGCTGACAGTGAACGATCCGCAACATCAATTTAATCAGCCTGTTTATTACAGCCAGACCATGTGGCTCCATCTTATTAAATACTATACTATTAAATCTATTTATTGTCATAAAAAATCAGTGCACTGACTTAAACATTACCTCGTGTCGAAACATTCCGTAGTGCCAAAGTGCCTCGTGATGAGCGCGAGATGGGGATggtttaaatcagtgtgagtaAGCCTGTTATGGCCTGGCTTTCATTAGGGCCCTGACCACTAAAGCAGTGAAAAGCATGCAGGGATCCTCCCTGTGTCATGACCTGCCTCATAACAATTAACAGATTGGAAACATATCTAGGCAAACTATCTCTGGTCCCTTCCACCAGATCTTGGAAGCAACCACACGCTTGATTTACAGAGTGAGGAGGAAGTCGTGTTTATCTGCAACAGCAAATGATGTGTAAAATGGCATAACTGCTCGTAAAGCTGTGTTAGAAATCATAGGAACAAATGGCATTGCAACCAGTTGATAGGAAGGTTTGTTTTTGGGTTTTGAGCCGTTAGGATTTGATTGGTTCTCATTTCAGATCTCTCAGCACAATTGATCATGCTTTGACAATAAGCACCATATGTAGAACACCATATGTTTGTGACAGATCTTCTTATTGCTGTCACATGCCCGTTTTCATCCTCTCCTTATCCCGCAGGCTGTTGTTGCTGTGTCTGTAAGACTCAAGTATGTATATAACCttgcttctgattggctgagcaaTTCTTAAGTGCATACTATACTCAAAAAGCAATAGCTGCAGTGTGCAGACAGTTCCGACTGGGATCCTAATTCTCAGGGGGTATCAGAAAAAAGCCACTTTAGCCACTCTGTCAATCTTCGATCTTTAGGAAGCCTTCAATGGGCTCATATAGGGAGGGAACACTATTTGGAACTTAACGTTGGCCACATAGTGTACAAAAAGTACCAAAAAGCATGGAAATCTGTGATAAGGGCCTTGTAATAACATGCTGTACCATTGAGTCACCCAGCTGGGAGTGTACGGTCCAGCTTGTGGGAGTGGAGCGAGGAGCAGGGCTGGCCGTTGCGTGCCAGTCCAGCAACTCACAGGGGAAGCGTGACGGGTTGGGGTGGCGGGGGTGGGGGTTGGTTAAACGTTTTGTGATTAGTTCAGGACGCGGGATTCTGCTGGCCAAATGCAGGCACATCTGGCTGGGACAGCTGCACTGGGAACCTCACATGTGCTGGAAGAGTGAGGAAGGAGTGGCAACGCCCACTGCAGAGTGATCGCTGGGAAACGTGGATCATTAGAAGGAACAAAAAAGAGTCATTTTGGGCGTAGACAGAAAGCCGTATTATGTCATGTCACTGTACTTCCATTAGCCTTCTGCTCTCTGAGGGGGAAACGGTCTGACTATATAAAGTAGATAAGGATAAAGTCATGCAATCCACAGGGTGGAGGAGATGAACATGAAGTCAAATGTGTCACCCCTCTGAAATAGGATGGATCAACAAATCCTGGCAGGCTTTTGCTGCTGAGATTCTTGGAAGACGGTCAGAATACAGTATGTGCCTTGGAAACCGTGCTTGGGTTCATTCTTCTTTTCTGCAAATAGGATGTAAACATTGAAAATGACGCCGGTCTACCACCAAGTTTGCGCAGCATGTCCCTCTGGGCTACATGTTGCTGAGTATAGAAGTTTGCAACAGCTGTTTGGCATGACGAACGATAAGGCCTTTGTCTGCAGTGCAAGGGCTGTAATTTTGGTTGCCCCTCTTAATTTGATCTCTTTCTGATTTCCAGGCTTTTCCTGTAGTGAAAGAGAGGCCCTTGGATCTCTGAGATGTTTGAGATCTcagagctttctctctctctctctcccactctctctctcccactctctctctctgtctctctgtgtttatGTTTCGCCACTTAGTGACTATCAGATAACAGGCCGCAGATCTTGAAGGCGGGGCCAGAGAGGCCCAGAGCTTGCCTCAATGAAAGCAGTGGGCGGTCACAGCACACTTAACATAGAGATGTACAAATTCTCTCCCtgttgaaaacacacacattcacacacagacgcacacgcACAGTGGTGTTGAGGCTACAAATAGGCAGCACTGATAATTCCTCGCAGCTCTATTGTTCTTCAGGCAGCTGTGTGTTATCTTCAGACTTCACAAGCCTTTGGCAAATTTGCCACTTAAATGATGTTCATCTCCGCACACCAGAGTGAAGCTGAACGCATTCCTAGAGATTCTTAGGCAAAACCTAAGAGCTGTTATTGCACCACGATCCGATGGAAGATGGCTATCGGCTTAAAGTGCAGGCTTAAGCTCATTAGCCAGATGTCAGACTTTTAGAGAGGTGAAAAATAAGCATTCTTTCCTACCTCACCATGAGACCCTGAACTTAACCTTCCTACCTCGCCCTCCCTAAACAGCGCCAAAGATTACCCAAAGAAATCGCAAACGCACACCATGACGAAAGACAGATCCAGGCACCCCGACTACCTCCACCATCTGCAAGTCATTAGCCCTGGCTTCCTGTTTGAGACTGTGTCATCAGCACACACGCCCCTAAAAGGTTTAGGCAGACACACAGCACAGGAGGGTTAAACCCAATGCTTGTTGTGGGGAACGGCCACAGGGAATTGGCGAAAGGCTTCGCCTAGGGTTGACCTCCTGCTGGCCAATGAAATTATGTCCTTTGGGAGCTTCTCTTTGCTAAAGTTCACCAAGATTACTGCAGTTTCTCCCCTAACAAACACCAACGACGCATTCTTGTCTATATTGCAAACACTGATAACCTCACCCTGAACTTCGCCTTAGTGAGTTTGTCTTTGTTTGAGGATCCAAGGACTGGTCATTGTCTTGACTACATTGATCATTAAAGCCTCTTTTTGGAGATCTACAGCCTCAATGAATTTAGCTCCAACCCTTATCCACCACAGTCGATCCAAATCTGATCAATCTATCTGAGGTTGCAAGGTTATAGGTTACTAAGGTTAAGTGgtacttaaataaatagtaGAACCCTGAGCACATTTTCTGTAAAGTATCACTCCATCTTATGCACTTTTAACCAAGCAGTGTGACTGACACTACTGACGATTTCTGTCTAGCTAGGCTAAAAGTATGTACGGTCGAAACATGCTGAAGGCTAATCTGCAGTGTTGCATGGAAGCAGTACCAGCATATACACCTGTCAATGGCACTGCCATTTTTCCTCCATGGAAAAAAAGTAAGCGTTCATATTTATACACGTATCTTTAATTGTCTCCAAAGCTGATGATAAATATCTGTAAAGAATGAAAAGGTGATTACAGCAATACACCAATAGATCTGAATCCAATTGAACACCaatgggatgtggtagaataaGAGATCCACAGCATGAGAGATCTcatgaaaaatctgcaggaattgagTGATTGAAAACATGTcaaacatggaccagaatctcaaagtcATGTTTTTTTGTGAGATCCATCCATTGACCTCTAGCCTAACAGCATCGTAGGCTATAGGTTAGTACTGAAGGCTAGCCTGCTGGTAGAATGGTACTGAAGCAATACCTGCAAATAAACCTTCTTGTTAATGATTTGATAATAATTTGTTAATAATTTAGTTGACAAAGTGCAGAACACAGTGTCACTGGTTTAGGATTCGCccttatgtatatattattgcATGCGTAAGGCCTATAGGTTTTGCTTCGCTGGACATTTTCCTCCCTTAGAACCACATTGGGTTGGTCTACGTGGGGGAGAAAAGCCTGATTACTACCGGTCATTACTGTCAGGCATGGTACCCATTACGGCTAACGGCCCTTCGGCGCGGCGCTGTGATGGCGTAGGCTGAGGAATCAGCAGAGGTCATATATGAGAGACCTGTGAGAAAGGTGGGAGGCTTTCCTCTGTTCTTGTGAGACCTGTTTCTGGATGCCGAGTGGTTACCTCATACCGGTTGTTGCCTCTCTGTGTTTAAAGCTCTGACCTCTGGCTGGTTCTTATAGCCAGGCATGACTTTCTTTGGATGCTTCTTTTTATCTTTCCCTACATCTCTGACGCACACAGCTCGACAAAAACCATCGTTAATCCAGACAGGCAGATGTGAATCTCCTCAGCTGACAGTTTCCAAATAACGGCAGACACACTTGGACGCTGTAAGCGTCTGTGTACACGTCGGTCGCACAGCTAGAGCAATCCGTCTGAGTCCCCTCAGCTGTTGGACTAGAaagagggattttttttttttttaacccagaGCCAAAGAACTGTAGATTCTTCTCATTGCACAAATACATCTCCCCAATCATTTTAGCCTCTTCCTTAATCCCGGTGAGTGATATGCCACACCATGTTGGATATCCTTTTTTGAAATCATTGAGATATTTTCCACTTGGTTCTCGGCTCTTTTCTTGTGTCGAAAATTGTTTTCGAATGTTTTGACTTGGCATGACAGACCATGCGGGCCTGTTGCGTGCGTGTACACACCCCTCGCTCATCTGCTGGCTTGCAACCTGGCCAAAAGTCTGAAACACATTGTTGCCGCTTTCCTGAGGTGCGACCCAAAGAGGACAGGAATCAGGGCTGAGGAACAAAATCAGACAGTGGAGAGCTTTTGTTGTTTTCACTCAAAATAGTTGTCCTCTGGCATTCGTTTGGCCCAGACCTCTACCACAGATGCACTTATACGCAAggggcgcacacacacatatacacacacgcgTTACAGTTAAGCCTCTATTCTTGGTCTGCGGCCAAATATCATGTTGAAATGGGGAGTGTTATGCATTCCAGATGAGACCCTGGCCTTGCTGGCTGCTGTAAATATGCAGATCTTGTGAATATCTGCAAAAAGGCGTTCCTCAAGGTAGAAGATGTTGGCTTGTAGTGAGAAGTTGGGCTGACCTACGACAACCAAGTTGGGGAAATAGTACAGCAGTGCAGCGTTGTAGTACTTCGGTCCGGTTTAGATGCTGAGGACAATCTGAAGACCACAAATAAATGGTTTTGGCCTCAATGTTGTTTTGACTCGGTCTTAGGGTAAAGGGGACTTGGAGAATACCCtttatttttcctttgttttttatGAGCAGAGCTTATTTTAATCCAGAAGCAGCTCTGCACCGTATTTGATGCCTTTTAAAAAAACTCCAGCAATCGCAAGGAACTGATGCAAAAAACTAAGTAAGTGCTTAAATATGTTTAATGCCCACGCAGTGAGCCACCCAAAGTTTAACTATCACAACAATATAGGCCTCTTCTTTGTCATTTTCCAAGTGTTGGCCTGAAAAC
This genomic window contains:
- the pmp22a gene encoding peripheral myelin protein 22a isoform X1, whose protein sequence is MCCGKPSAAAGGGRWLTINIWLCILLHLLLLCLLQVDTIMLAVLVGVVILHLTEMIILIISTSVNAWRTHEGRSYHLWDGCSQTNGYKCNDINDADWLQAVQALMVLATLFCMLSFIFFLCQLFTLVKGGRFFFTAVFQILSSLFVMSGAIIYTVIGPESQKNDSYGYAFVLAWLAFPLTLISGFIYIILRKKE
- the pmp22a gene encoding peripheral myelin protein 22a isoform X2 — translated: MLAVLVGVVILHLTEMIILIISTSVNAWRTHEGRSYHLWDGCSQTNGYKCNDINDADWLQAVQALMVLATLFCMLSFIFFLCQLFTLVKGGRFFFTAVFQILSSLFVMSGAIIYTVIGPESQKNDSYGYAFVLAWLAFPLTLISGFIYIILRKKE